Proteins encoded together in one Triticum dicoccoides isolate Atlit2015 ecotype Zavitan chromosome 7B, WEW_v2.0, whole genome shotgun sequence window:
- the LOC119341521 gene encoding plastid division protein PDV1-like, with translation MRWDWETPATEAEAEALQERIWDLHDKLSHAILALSACAGLPACRCRGAPNGHVVVKGLRPPQGGGHVDLAAAAAAMADARGLHAIRAALEDLEGHLHFLRDVQLQQRADQDAAIARVQQSRILLAARLAEHRGKGHGVIEEALGFVGDVHDKSQFVSPEDVYGTHSQSGEDEDRRGHGSNMVVRVVSCSFALAKNILRFERMGSVLGNATVFAVSMLTFLQLHQLASGKQTPAVQYRRADNGSLSGGSRKDSKGKQLEVLLARG, from the exons ATGAGATGGGACTGGGAGACGCCGGCGACGGAAGCGGAGGCGGAGGCGTTGCAGGAGCGCATCTGGGACCTCCACGACAAGCTCAGCCACGCCatcctcgccctctccgcctgcgccggccttCCGGCCTGCCGCTGCCGGGGCGCCCCCAACGGCCACGTAGTCGTCAAGGGGCTGCGGCCGCCGCAGGGGGGAGGGCACGTCGACcttgccgcggcggcggcggccatggcggacgcGCGGGGCCTGCACGCCATCCGCGCCGCGCTCGAGGACCTCGAGGGGCACCTCCACTTCCTTCGT GATGTTCAGTTACAACAGCGTGCCGATCAAGATGCTGCGATTGCTAGGGTGCAGCAAAGTCGCATTCTCCTTGCTGCAAGGTTGGCTGAACATAGAGGAAAGGGGCATGGAGTCATTGAGGAAGCCTTAGGTTTCGTGGGTGATGTGCATGACAAGAGCCAATTTGTCTCGCCGGAAGATGTGTATGGGACGCACAGCCAATCAGGGGAAGATGAGGACCGCAGGGGGCATGGTTCAAACATGGTGGTGCGTGTGGTATCCTGCAGTTTTGCTTTAGCCAAGAACATATTAAGATTTGAGAGGATGGGTAGCGTGCTGGGTAATGCTACTGTGTTTGCAGTAAGTATGCTCACATTCTTGCAGCTTCATCAATTGGCCTCTGGTAAACAAACGCCAGCAGTCCAATATAGGAGAGCTGACAATGGTTCTCTTTCTGGAGGGTCAAGAAAAGACAGTAAAGGAAAGCAGTTGGAAGTGTTATTAGCTAGAGGTTGA